A region of Paenibacillus thiaminolyticus DNA encodes the following proteins:
- a CDS encoding TetR/AcrR family transcriptional regulator, with the protein MTERKKRTYDAARTKEIILDAAEQIFAELGYSATRIDAIASAAGYNKSLIYQYFQDKLGLYTEVVKRADRLGNQMFQEAAGDLLSDETTLSDPAKFKRLLEEVITSSYQFMSEHPSYLKIYSWEAAEEWKTWKKISYSPDDIFQFYKLAQRAKENGIIRQDLDAMMVPIVMMNAVIPFVQSYRRLNNMLDDDLEWTMSQERFREQIVTFVTHGVMEPSLI; encoded by the coding sequence ATGACGGAAAGAAAGAAAAGGACGTATGATGCGGCAAGAACGAAGGAGATCATTTTGGACGCCGCAGAACAAATATTTGCCGAGCTTGGATATTCTGCTACGCGAATCGATGCGATCGCAAGTGCGGCTGGATATAATAAGAGCCTTATTTATCAATATTTTCAGGATAAGCTGGGGCTTTATACTGAAGTCGTCAAACGGGCCGATCGGCTGGGAAATCAAATGTTCCAAGAGGCAGCGGGTGATTTGCTGTCGGATGAGACTACGCTCTCGGATCCTGCCAAATTCAAGCGGTTGCTTGAAGAAGTGATCACCAGTTCATATCAGTTCATGTCCGAGCACCCCAGTTACTTAAAAATCTACTCCTGGGAAGCCGCGGAGGAGTGGAAGACATGGAAAAAAATCTCGTACTCCCCGGACGATATTTTTCAATTTTATAAGCTGGCGCAAAGGGCAAAAGAGAACGGCATCATTCGTCAGGATTTGGATGCGATGATGGTTCCGATCGTGATGATGAATGCAGTCATTCCATTTGTGCAGTCCTATAGAAGACTCAACAATATGCTGGATGATGACCTGGAATGGACGATGTCGCAGGAACGCTTCCGAGAACAGATTGTAACATTCGTGACGCATGGAGTAATGGAGCCGTCCCTAATCTAG